A region from the Corylus avellana chromosome ca7, CavTom2PMs-1.0 genome encodes:
- the LOC132186589 gene encoding uncharacterized mitochondrial protein AtMg00810-like — MKDLGPLSYFFGLEISASSDGYYLTQAKYISDLLSRANLTHSKIVDTPTELNTRLTPDDGEPLHDFILYRHLVGSLVYLTVTRPDISHDVHQVSQFMAAPRSTHFSVVLRILCYLKGTLFHGLYFSSQSPLQLHAYTDAD; from the coding sequence atgaaagatcttggccctCTCAGCTATTTTTTTGGTCTTGAGATCTCTGCTTCTTCTGATGGTTATTATTTAACACAGGCTAAGTATATCTCTGATCTACTTTCCCGAGCCAATCTCACACACAGTAAGATTGTCGACACACCGACTGAGCTTAATACTCGTCTCACTCCTGATGATGGCGAGCCTCTTCATGATTTTATCTTATATCGGCATTTAGTTGGCAGTCTTGTCTACCTTACTGTCACTCGGCCTGATATCTCACATGATGTCCATCAGGTGAGTCAGTTTATGGCTGCTCCTCGCTCCACTCATTTCTCAGTTGTCCTCCGCATTCTTTGCTACCTGAAGGGAACATTATTTCATGGGCTCTATTTCTCCTCTCAATCTCCTCTTCAGTTGCATGCTTATACTGATGCTGATTAG